From the genome of Papaver somniferum cultivar HN1 chromosome 2, ASM357369v1, whole genome shotgun sequence, one region includes:
- the LOC113352635 gene encoding uncharacterized protein LOC113352635 has product MKAAYVRGRLISENISLVQEMVHSMKRQSGRVGSLALKMDMSKAFDRLECDFLMQVLKQFGFCDKWCHLIHQCISTTQVEVLLNGSPCQYFHPSRGIRQGDPFSPYLFIIDMESLSRRLAFCEQTKIIPGVKIARRAPKINHLLFANVCLLFSKENLDQTRKLLEVIEEFNKFSGQVINFNKSSLYFSNNVRPSACETLAGILQVSIMDSSEKYLRLPFFIGRDKKIPFYSLVEKIDTRLSMRNSTNLSEPGRTIMIKHVLNALPVHHMTSFKLPDQTVKKLNSIPGKFWRRKDTNKGAIISWSNLSRYKEEGGLGFRDLECFNKALLSKSAWRLCTRGFDLWFDAMGAKYYPNGDIFEYTVKDDSSYAWRSISSQIQFIKENNFWNLGNGSLIRIWKDVWIPGLDSPPEPKTNSRKMYGYLVLTLLLNLKQILLILLLFLG; this is encoded by the coding sequence ATGAAGGCTGCCTATGTGCGAGGGAGGttaatttctgaaaatatctCTCTTGTACAGGAAATGGTTCATAGTATGAAGAGACAATCAGGTAGAGTGGGTTCTTTGGCATTGAAGATggacatgtcaaaagcttttgacaggttagaatgtgattttttaatgcAAGTTCTGAAGCAATTTGGCTTTTGTGATAAATGGTGTCATTTAATACACCAATGCATCAGTACAACTCAAGTAGAAGTTCTTCTAAATGGATCTCCTTGTCAATATTTTCATCCTTCAAGAGGCATTAGGCAGGGGGATCCTTTTTCTCCCTACCTATTTATCATTGACATGGAATCACTTTCTAGAAGGCTAGCTTTTTGTGAACAGACAAAAATTATTCCTGGTGTCAAAATAGCAAGAAGAGCTCCTAAAATAAATCATCTTCTGTTTGCAAATGTTTGTTTGCTGTTTTCAAAAGAAAACTTAGATCAGACAAGGAAGCTTCTAGAAGTTATTGAAGAATTTAATAAATTCTCAGGTCAAGTTATCAACTTTAATAAGTCATCATTATACTTCAGCAACAATGTCCGTCCTTCAGCATGTGAGACATTAGCAGGTATTCTTCAAGTTTCTATTATGGACTCTAGTGAGAAATATCTTAGACTTCCCTTCTTCATTGGAAGAGACAAGAAAATTCCCTTCTATTCTTTGGTAGAAAAAATAGATACTAGATTATCTATGAGGAACTCTACTAATTTATCTGAGCCAGGAAGAACAATTATGATCAAACATGTTCTTAATGCCTTACCTGTTCATCACATGACTTCTTTCAAGTTACCCgatcaaacagtaaagaaactaaATTCCATACCAGGTAAATTCTGGAGAAGAAAGGATACTAATAAGGGTGCTATTATATCTTGGTCTAACTTGAGTAGATATAAAGAAGAAGGTGGGCTTGGTTTTAGGGACTTGGAATGTTTTAATAAAGCTTTGCTCTCTAAATCTGCTTGGAGACTTTGTACCAGAGGTTTTGATCTGTGGTTTGATGCAATGGGTGCTAAATACTATCCTAATGGAGATATATTTGAGTATACAGTTAAAGATGATTCGTCTTATGCATGGAGAAGTATTAGTTCTCAAATTCAGTTCATAAAGGAGAACAATTTTTGGAATCTAGGTAATGGATCTCTAATTAGGATTTGGAAGGATGTATGGATACCTGGTCTTGACTCCCCTCCTGAACCTAAAACAAATTCTAGAAAGATGTATGGATACTTGGTCTTGACTCTCCTCCTGAACCTAAAACAAATTCTATTgatccttcttttatttcttgGTTAA
- the LOC113354426 gene encoding transcription factor MYB30-like yields MGRPPCCDKVLGIKKGPWTPEEDLILSSYIEEHGPGNWRSVPTNAGLPRCSKSCRLRWSNYLRPGIKRGNFTELEEKKIITLQSLWGNKWAAIASNLPQRTDNDIKNYWNTHLKKKLKKFHSVLHPHHLGSSSKSFEFLNKDYRRSYDRTSFEYHRLIHQASSLNKFISSTITNSITSWSSSTTTTYASSTGNISRLLEGWMRTSPNKLKDSSILKLLTTQTEEEVLPGGSDNSNNDNHNTSNNKLVDDDNLLIKKVEVQETCNGDDYLISNEADYFESLLTFDSTTIHESTSAPSKEPQTTNTTLEDRVDSITETNHQGLVEDDQDQPPFSLLEKWLLDEATGQILEEDQMEISPIC; encoded by the exons ATGGGTAGACCTCCTTGTTGTGATAAAGTACTTGGTATCAAGAAAGGACCTTGGACTCCTGAAGAAGATCTAATCTTATCATCTTACATCGAAGAACATGGACCAGGGAATTGGAGATCAGTACCAACTAATGCGG GCTTGCCAAGATGCAGCAAAAGTTGCAGGTTGAGATGGAGTAATTACTTAAGACCAGGCATCAAGAGAGGAAACTTCACTGAATtggaagaaaagaaaatcattacTCTTCAAAGTTTATGGGGCAACAA ATGGGCAGCAATAGCTTCAAATCTTCCCCAAAGAACAGACAATGATATAAAGAATTATTGGAATACACATCTTAAGAAAAAGCTCAAGAAGTTTCATTCGGTATTACACCCTCATCATCTGGGATCATCATCAAAaagctttgagtttcttaacaaagATTATAGGAGAAGTTATGATAGAACAAGCTTCGAATATCATCGTTTGATCCATCAAGCTTCATCCTTAAATAAGTTCATTAGTAGCACCATTACTAATAGTATTACCTCATGGTCCTCGTCTACTACTACTACTTATGCTTCAAGCACAGGAAACATTTCAAGACTCTTGGAAGGTTGGATGAGAACTTCTCCTAATAAGTTGAAAGACAGTAGTATACTCAAATTACTGACTACCCAAACAGAAGAGGAAGTACTACCTGGTGGCAGCGATAACTCCAATAACGACAACCACAACACTAGCAACAATAAGCTTGTTGATGATGACAATCTACTTATTAAGAAAGTTGAAGTCCAAGAAACCTGTAATGGAGATGATTATCTTATATCAAATGAGGCAGATTATTTTGAATCACTTTTAACATTTGACTCGACTACAATACATGAGTCGACATCAGCACCTTCAAAGGAACCTCAAACAACTAATACCACTCTGGAAGATAGGGTTGATTCGATTACAGAGACTAATCACCAAGGGTTGGTTGAAGATGATCAAGACCAACCTCCATTTTCTTTACTAGAGAAGTGGCTCCTGGATGAAGCAACTGGACAAATTCTTGAGGAAGATCAAATGGAGATCTCTCCAATATGTTGA
- the LOC113352636 gene encoding uncharacterized protein LOC113352636 has product MKKLIKRHKPTIVALLETRVLASHAVRIVRQLGSFESVLVDAEGFYGGMCLMWNPDEVDIQNTKESRWAVHVVVTAKLQSPWILSTIYGSTNKANRKRVWSELQAVSDIPNSEWTVMGNLNTIGGTQEKRGGRNTSTIQLTELRDVMDNCRLIDLGFSGPKFTWNNKRVGAANIKERLDRAVSNSSWINRFNKVQVLDASLGVKEEILLLVIVNIFSRTQIILQKFGPLEISCAWLWSWASLIWRWKAIQNMQFNSAERLPNPSGTLRDSSVKSSLSRDVSIV; this is encoded by the exons ATGAAGAAATTGATTAAGAGACATAAGCCAACCATTGTGGCTTTACTCGAAACCAGAGTGCTTGCCTCCCATGCGGTACGCATTGTCAGACAATTGGGTTCGTTTGAGTCCGTTTTGGTTGATGCTGAAGGATTCTATGGGGGAATGTGCTTGATGTGGAATCCGGATGAGGTAGATATTCAGAATACTAAGGAGTCGAGGTGGGCTGTTCATGTTGTGGTTACGGCTAAGCTTCAAAGTCCGTGGATTCTATCCACCATTTATGGAAGTACCAACAAGGCTAACAGAAAGAGGGTGTGGAGTGAACTTCAAGCTGTGTCTGACATTCCTAACTCTGAGTGGACGGTAATGGGTAATCTTAATACTATTGGTGGCACTCAGGAGAAGAGAGGTGGAAGAAATACTTCTACTATCCAACTTACTGAGCTAAGAGATGTTATGGATAATTGTAGGCTTATTGATTTAGGTTTCAGTGGTCCTAAATTTACTTGGAATAACAAGCGTGTCGGAGCTGCTAATATTAAGGAAAGACTGGATAGAGCTGTATCCAACTCAAGCTGGATCAACAGGTTCAACAAGGTTCAG GTATTGGACGCATCATTAGGAGTGAAGGAGGAGATTTTGTTGCTTGTTATTGTAAACATATTTTCAAGAACACAAATAATATTGCAGAAGTTTGGGCCATTAGAAATTTCCTGCGCCTGGCTATGGAGCTGGGCATCACTGATTTGGAGGTGGAAAGCGATTCAGAATATGCAATTCAACTCTGCAGAGAGACTTCCCAACCCCAGTGGAACACTAAGAGACTCATCAGTGAAATCATCTCTCTCAAGGGATGTTTCAATCGTCTAA